Genomic DNA from Theropithecus gelada isolate Dixy chromosome 1, Tgel_1.0, whole genome shotgun sequence:
GATCAGGAGGCCTGGGTTCATACCTGAGCTCCCTTCCTGTCATGCACTGTACTAATTTTCTCTTCTCAAAGCCTCAGTTTACTTACAAACAAATTGGGGCCGGTGATTCCTGCCCTGCTTTCCTCACAGGGTTATTGGGAAGTGCAGAGATGAGGGAaccccaggttcaaatcccagcaggGTCATGTATGTGCTCCTTGCATGACCACCTTCTGGgacccagttttctcatctgcgcCCTTGAAGGCGACTTCCCCACTGCAGAAGAATGAGCCTCCAGAAAAAGTCACTTGGAGTGGTGGTGAGTACCCCACCACCGGATGTATTCAAGCAGGGGTAGAACACTCCTTCCTAGGATGCAGAGAAGGCATGCAAAGGGGAGCCCTAGAGATTCCCTGGTCACCCTTTGCCCTCTGGCTGCTGCCCAGCCACCGGCTCCAGCCCAGCCTGTGCCCAGACCCCTACCTGGGCTCAGTTCATCCGAGCAGTCCCCACAGTTGTTAGTGCCATCACATTTTTGGTCTGAGTAGATCCAGGAGGCTGGGTCTCCACAGTGGGCCACGAGGAAGCAGGGGAGGCTCTGGGGGCACATCTCCTGGGAcagaggaggcaggaagaagTTCACATCTGGTCACAGCTGTCTGAGGGTTATCTGGAGAAGGATTGGCCACCCTGGCAGTTGCCAAACTCAGGATCAGTGACCATCCAGCCCATAAGGGTGCAAGCAGAAGGTTTCCTGGGGAGGCGGCAGAGTCAGAGGGAGAGGAGAGCTCCGTCGCtggacagaggcccagagagctgCCCCTCCCTTCCTCAGTTCCTCCCCAGTCGTGGTGTGTTCCTGCCCCACACCACTGCTGATCCTATGCCCCTCCACAAAGAGCCTCCTTAATACCTATCCAAAACCATTCCACTTTCAAGTTCAGGTTCAAGTTCCAtcacctccaggaagcctcctccAACTGGAACAGCACAGGAATAAATGTGCAAGTCTTACAGTTGGGCCCCGGAGCTCAGGGGATGTAGGGTTCACACACCTTGTAAGGCAGAGTCAGAGGGCCTTTCTTGAAAGTGTGttctgtggccgggcgcggtggctcacgcctgtaatccctgcactttgggaggccgagacgggcggatcacgaggtcaggagatcgagaccatcctggctaacacggtgaaaccccgtctctactaaaatacaaaaaattagccgggcgcggtggcgggcgcctgtagtcccagctactcgggaggctgaggcaggagaatggcgcgaacccgggaggcggagcttgcagtgagccgagatggtgccactgcactccagcctgggcgacagagtgaagactccgcctcaaaaaaaaaaaaaaaaaaaagaaagtgtgttcTGTTAGGCAGCAGTGTGATAGGGCTACCAAAAATTCACACAAACTCAGGCCACACCACTAGAGGTAGAAAACCTCGGGCAGGGAGGGAGCAAGCTTCTGTTCCTTAGACTGCCCAGACCCAGCCAGAAGTGCCGAGGATGTTTCTGAGGCCTGTCCAGGGAGGGGGACATGGGCAGTTGGTATTTATTCTGTGGAGCATTGATGGAATGGGGAGGGCCAGGAACTCGGTCACAAGGGGGCTGACTGTGACCTAGAGAAGGGGATGCGGCCTAGATAAGAGAACCCTCATGGGGGGCAAGGGAGTAATCTTCAAATCCATGCAGCGCCACCATGATGGGAGGGATTAAAGCATGGTCTATTGGGGCAGGGTTGACAGAAAGACAGAGTTGGAACCAATCAGGGAAGAACCACTCTGGGAGGCAGCTCTAAGTTTGGGACAAGGAAAACCTTCCCATGGAAAAACCTTCCAACCCTTGCATCTCAGGGGGTGCAAACGGAGGCCGGGTGGCCTCGGTTGGGCTTGCTAAAGAGGGGCCTGGGGATGAGCTGGGGCAAGGACTAGATGTTTTTGAAATTGCTTCTCGTCTTGAGGGTCTTTGATGCAATGACTCACCCTCCATGAGCTCCCCTACCCCACCCACTGCACCTCTCCAGGCTGTCTCTCTCCTGTGGGGTCAGGCTTCTCTCTCCTGAGAACATTCTGGTGTCTGAGGTCCGGGGTCAGGTCTTCCCATTCATTCattgctcattcattcagcaagccATTCTGAATACCCCTCTGTGCTAGGCGCTGGGGCCCCCATATCAAGCGGACTGGGCCTGCCTCAGAGGAGTTCACAGTCTGATGGGGGCAGCAGATGTGCCAATCGAGTGACAACCAGTGTGACGAGGGCTGCGACACAGGGAACCACAGGGACTGTGGAAGCCCAAGGAGACAATTTAACCTCGTGTGGGagtcagggaaagcttcctggaggaggtaacACTTGAACTCTGCCTTGAGGGATGAATACGGGTTCTCTGGGAGTGGAGATGCACAGGGTGAAGGCATTCCTTAGTGGGGGCATGTATGTCCCTGACTGGGACCAGGTCGGGGCAGGCGTTCCTGGCTCAAGGCACTGGAGCATCAAAACCATGGGGACGTGAAGGTGCCTGGTGTCTTCAGGGATGATTGAGCTTCAGTATGGCTGCAGAGAGAATTAGGCTGTGGGGGGACCCCTGGGAGGGGCAGCACCGAGCGGGTACTCACGGCACAAGCTCTCATCCTCATCCTCGCCGTGGGTACAGGTGCGAACGCCATCACAGACCCCACTGGCTGGAATGCAGCTCCTCTGGTCATGGCACAAGAAGCCTGTCCTATTTTTCAGTGTTATACAAGCTTGGACTCCTGAATGGGTAGGGGAAGGCCCTGGAGGGTCAGGGGTGGTGCTCACAAGGACAAACTTTCCTCACCTGAACTCCACCTAGAGCTGGCCTGAGGGGCTAGAGCAGTGGGGAGGATGAACCCAGCGCCATCAATGGGGTTCAAGCCCCAGCTCTACCCACTGCCGGCTGCCTGATCTTGGGCAGATGACCTGACCACCTTGAGTCTCAGGTTGTCTGCAACATGGGGATCATAGCACACACCCCGTGGGactgttgtggggattaaataaaAGCatctcggccgggtgcagtggctcaagcctgtaatcccagcactttgggaggccgagacgggtggatcacgaggtcaggagatcgagaccatcctggctaacacggtgaaaccccgtctctactaaaaaatacaaaaaaagaaaaaaaaactagccgggcgaggtggcgggcacctgtagtcccagctattcgggaggctgaggcaggagaatggcgtaaacccgggaggcggagcttgcagtgagctgagatccggccactgcactccagctcgggcgacagagcgagactccgtctcaaaaaaaaaaaaaaaaaaaaaaaaaaagcatctctgTGAAGAAACATAGAACAGAAAATGTGCAGGACAAGTAATGGTTCTCTCCTGTATTGAAAACTTATTTACAGTGTCACGGGAAGCTTCTGAGGACAGTGTTCAATTCAGTGAAGTGGTTGTAATGGTGAAGCTCCTGGTATGAGGTTAGAGTGTCAGAAGCAATATACTTGGGCTGGCTGGAGGGCCATATGTCATAATTCCTTCTATCTGGGCACAACTGCAAAGCACTTTCATATCTTTATTCTATAGTTCCCCAAACACCCCTGAGACACGTCATCATTGGCCCCCCATAtgggaggagaaaaggaataCCCACTCCTAGGGCTGCCGCAaagaattaaaagacagaaaccTGCGGACAAGGTAGGGGGAACCCCTTGGCCCCACGTGTGTATACGTGTGCATAATTGGGGATGGGAGCCGGTTTGTGCATTTGTGTTTGTGCATGCGTGAACCACCTCTCAGTCCCTGGGCAGCCTCAGCTAGTGTGGGTGGGGGGACGGGGGAGCAACTCTCAGAGACACTGATgttgacacagacacacacacagatgcacatacacatgaacacatgCTTACACACAGACAGCTGCACCTACATGCACACTCACAGATACACAGACAACAGATGTGCACACATGCACTGACACACACATGCTCTCACACAGACATGAACATGCATACACAGACAGCTGCATATACTCAtagacacacaaaacacacaggTGCGTGCACAGACTCATGACTGCAGCTGCTCATGTATTCGCATCCACCTCAGGGCCTGTGTTCCTGCACAGGCAGTGGGAGAGCTGCGAATCTCAGCCCCTggccctgcctcagccctctACACCCACCCTGCCCGGCTGCAGAGCCATCCTGCAGAAACATCCACCTGGTGACACTTGCCCCCAACTTAATCTCCTGTCTGTGGCTCCTGGACTATGACCTCCCTTCTCGGTGCAGCCTGTGAGGCCCTTGGCCCCACTTGTCACTCTAGCCCTTCCTGCACACTGGCCTCTTGCagtctcttcttctcttcctgcttCCTCCCACCCCTCAGGGCTCCACACATGCTGTTCCCTGTTCCTGGGATGCTTTTCCTGGCATCCCCCCACTACTAATACCCATTGTGCCTACCCTGACTCCTCAACGGGGCTAGACTCTCAGGGATCCCAGGGACCCTGCTGTAATATGTATTCATGTCGAGACTGCTCTCAGAACAATTAttagctccatgagggcaggcaCTGTCTTGGGGTTGTTCACCCCTgaagctggggctgcaggcatgtATGGGATGTGACCCTGTCCCCCATGGTGGAGATGGACACACAGATGGATAGCACTACCCCAGGGTGCCCAGGCCAGGGGAAGAGGAAGTATAGGGACTGTGGGGCTGAGAAGAGGCTTGTAACCCAGCCTGGGGGTCTAGGAAGACatcctggaggaggtgacttcAGAGCTGGATCCTCTCAGTAACCATGTCACAGATGTgcaaatggaggctcagagactGGTACAGTCagtgtgtgtgcaggtgtctgTGCGTGCACCTTAAGGAATTTGTCCAAAGTCATCTGGTAGAGAAGCCAGGCAGGTCGGGGCTCCCTCATCTCTCTGTGCCCCCCCATGCCCTTCCCACCGGGTCTGACCCACGCTTTCTTGGCTGCCCTGACCGGGGGTGCGTGATGGGAGTCCAAGGATGGTGACCAAGGTGATGAGGGCGGCCAGAGTTGCCAGGAGGAAcagcagagaggcagagaggcaggCCCTGCGACGCGAGCAGCAGAGGGGGCCGCAGCCTGCTGTGTGGGGGGAAACAAGCccgggggtggtggtgatgggggcCAGCACTGGGAACAGGGAGCTCCCTTCCCGCCATGCCCGCTGCAAGCAGCCCGTCCCCAACCGGGGTGAGCAGAGCAGGGATGGCTTCCCTGGAGGAGCAGCTCCCAAGCCCTCCGTGATGCTCTTTGTTCTGCCTGTGGGCTCACTCCACTAGATGCCACCCTGGCCGGGGCCCACAGATGACTGAATGGCAGAGGCGGACAGCCTCCTCTCCCACCCGCCATCAGGTGACCTCCTCAGGACACTGGGAGAGATGGACGCCTGTGTGTCCAGCCCCCACCTTGGGGCGGAAGCTCCATTAGGCCCTTCATAACCAtggtctttatttttcaaaacaaacttttattttatcaatGAGGAAACTAGGGCTCAAGAAGAAAAGATTCAGGTCACCCCGGGTAGAGCTGGCGTGTGAATCTACACCTGTTTGATGCCAAAACCCATGCCCTTTTCACTGTCCCAATTCACTGTCCATTCTGGAGTCTGCCGGGACGCAGgttggaatcccagctctaccacatcctccctgggccacactgaGTAAGCCACTTCACTTCCCtgtgcctcagattcctcatgTGGAAAATGGGGACCACAGTAGCTACCTCCGAGTTTGTTGAGAGGATTAGAATTTGTTGAGTTAATGTGTTAGAACAGTGCTCAGCACATAGTAAGTGGTGAGTATGagctattattattgctttttaaaaaattattattttttatattttagggatagggtctggctctgttgcccacgctgcagtgcagtggtgtgatcgtagttCACTGCGCCCTGtaagtcctaggctcaagcagtcctcctgcctcagcgtcccaaagtgctgggacaacaggcgcgtACCACCGTGTCTGGTCTGTTATTGCTTGTTGAGGACTTACCATGTGCTATGCCTTATTCTAAGTGCTATGGAGATAGCAGTGACAGGGGACCTCCCTACTCTTGTAGAACTGCACTTTAATTCTCCTTTAATTCTCTCCtgcttacaaaataataaaagaaggctTTACTGAGGACCTCCTGGGTGCCCTGCCGTGCAGCTTGCCCTGGTCCTTGTCCTCTGCAGCTTGTTATTGCACTTGGAAGGCAAGGCATGGACATGTCTGAAGGAGCATGGGAGCTACTGACCTGCCCAGGCCACAGGTACCTCAGAGAAAGGGGCAGGAGCAGGTGTGATTCATCCCTGTGACCCCAGAACCCAGCCCAGAGCCAGGCATGTAGTgggggcttttgtttttttgcgtttttttgagacggagtctcactctattgcccaggctgaagtgcagttgcatgatctcgactcactgcaaccgctgcctcccgggttcaagcgattctcctgcctcagcctcccaagtaactgggatgacaggtgcccaccaccatgcctagctaatttttgtatttttagtagagacggggtttcaccatgttgtccaggctggtcttgaactcctgacctcaggtgatccgcccgccttggcctcccaaagtgctgggattataggtgtgaaccaccgcgccggGCCTGGGGCTTTGTGAACACTGTGAATACGCTGACCCAGGGGCCCGGGAGACAAGAGAAGGCCCCCAGTATGGGTCAGTCCAGGTTATTTCCAATCCATTCACATTTCCAATGCAGTGTCCTCAGAAGCAGAGTGGGATTTCCACAGGCAGAAGAGGAGGGTGCAAAgagagggcattccaggcagagggcgtGGCAGGAATAAAGGCCTGGTGGTTGCAGGTGGCCGGGGGCGGTGGGACTCCAGGATGGATGTGCATTGGGAGGGGAGACAATAGCAGGAGAGGCAGCATAAATCTAAAACCTGTCATCCCTACAGCCCTAGCTGGTGGCTCTTTGGCCATCAGCAACCTGGGTAAACTCAGGTAACCAGGGAGGCAGCGTGACTCCGGGCAGGGAGAGGTGTCCTGATCAGCCAAGCAGCTCCTCAAATATTTGTACAGCACAGACCATGCGCAAGGTGGGGCAACGGGAGAACCCGCGGAACCAAGGCCCCTGCCCAGGTGAAGCTGTTGCACTTCAAAGCCAGAAAGCCCTTAGGTGCCAGTCCCCTTCCTGGACCGATGAGGAGAAGGAGGCGATTCTTTCCACAACCGCGCCCATCATGAGTCAGGACTTGGAAATAAACAGACACCAGCTTGGAGCAACAGAAGCCCTGGGGCTTTGTAACCAGAGACACCTCAGTTCACATTTGAACCCTGCCTTCCAACCTCccggctgtgtgaccttggcctgGTTACCCAACTTCTTTTCGTTTCAGCTGCCTCATCTGTTATTGCCCCATAACAGGGTCCCTGTCTCAGAGCTGTGCTGAGGATTAAAGGGATCGTGCAGCACCAGGCACATAACTGGGGTGAGATTCTTCACAGCTGGTATTTTAATCTGCCTCTCTCAGTGTGTTTCCTCATTGATCAAATGTGGGCCAAGCCAAGGCATATACAAAGCTCAGTACGTGtgtgtttcttccttcttctgaTTTCAGAAGGGTAAAGAGAACTGTCCTGGTCACACTGTGGGCCAGTGGCACATAGTAGGGCTAAATAAAATGTGTCACTTTATCCCTCAAAGGTAAAGAGAATTGCCCAGGTCACCCACTGAGCCAGGAATTTGGTGCTGGTTCTTTTCCCTGTGTTAGAGGAGAGCACTGTATGCAGTTTGATGCCTGTGAGGTAggcagcacacagtaggtgcttaatacatGCATGTGCGTGGAGAGAATGAATAACCCTATTAAGCAAGTGACTGACAGCATGGCTGGCCAGGAAGCTGGGAGCAGACATtcacctggaggcagaggtctGAGGGAAAGCGGGAGCCTCGAAGCCTCCTCATGCCTCTATAGCCAACTGCCAGCTTCAGGGGAGCCCCACAGGGCACTGGTCCCGGGCCCTCCGGTTCTTTACCTTCCCCTCCAGGGTGGGCTTTGGGTCCAGCAGCAGCGTAGTCATTCTCTCCCTGCCCAAGAGAACAGAGTG
This window encodes:
- the LDLRAD1 gene encoding low-density lipoprotein receptor class A domain-containing protein 1 isoform X2 translates to MNKVFPQGENDYAAAGPKAHPGGEGVQACITLKNRTGFLCHDQRSCIPASGVCDGVRTCTHGEDEDESLCRECPQSLPCFLVAHCGDPASWIYSDQKCDGTNNCGDCSDELSPVTVCPPCGPGWWHCPSTFFKYCDCIPRRLCRDHIQHCSDWSDEYACPGP
- the LDLRAD1 gene encoding low-density lipoprotein receptor class A domain-containing protein 1 isoform X1, whose protein sequence is MNKVFPQGENDYAAAGPKAHPGGEAGCGPLCCSRRRACLSASLLFLLATLAALITLVTILGLPSRTPGVQACITLKNRTGFLCHDQRSCIPASGVCDGVRTCTHGEDEDESLCRECPQSLPCFLVAHCGDPASWIYSDQKCDGTNNCGDCSDELSPVTVCPPCGPGWWHCPSTFFKYCDCIPRRLCRDHIQHCSDWSDEYACPGP
- the LDLRAD1 gene encoding low-density lipoprotein receptor class A domain-containing protein 1 isoform X3, with amino-acid sequence MNKVFPQGENDYAAAGPKAHPGGEGMCPQSLPCFLVAHCGDPASWIYSDQKCDGTNNCGDCSDELSPVTVCPPCGPGWWHCPSTFFKYCDCIPRRLCRDHIQHCSDWSDEYACPGP